In the genome of Ignavibacteria bacterium, one region contains:
- the plsX gene encoding phosphate acyltransferase PlsX has protein sequence MSGKIRISVDAMGGDFAPGNEIDGSILAVTETPSLEIILVGKEDVIKNELSKRKNVPSGISVVNADEVITMEDSPTDTYKTKPNSSLAVALTLQKNKEAEGTISAGNTGAVLTNSLLKLGRLKGVGRPTIGSIFPTSGETTMVFDVGASVDCKPKHLYEFAVMGSVYMEIIYNIQNPKVALLSVGEEKSKGKEVTFEAYEFLEKSKLNFVGNVEGSDILKGKVNLIICDGFEGNVILKFAEGVLTFLKSSFKDFAEKSFINKLKMGAMQGTLRTILSEFDYQKYGGVPLLGVNGVSIIGHGKSTPLAIKNMIFKAEEMIRKDVNKKIEQELADFS, from the coding sequence ATGAGCGGAAAGATTAGAATATCTGTTGACGCTATGGGCGGTGATTTTGCACCGGGAAATGAAATTGACGGCTCGATTTTAGCAGTTACCGAAACCCCCTCGCTTGAAATAATTCTCGTCGGAAAAGAAGACGTAATAAAAAACGAGCTTTCCAAAAGAAAGAACGTTCCTTCAGGCATCAGTGTAGTTAATGCTGATGAAGTTATTACGATGGAAGACTCTCCGACAGATACTTATAAGACGAAGCCAAACTCCTCACTTGCAGTTGCGTTAACTCTTCAGAAAAACAAAGAAGCGGAAGGAACCATCAGCGCAGGAAATACAGGTGCTGTGCTTACCAATTCGCTTTTAAAGCTTGGAAGACTTAAGGGAGTAGGAAGACCGACCATCGGTTCGATATTTCCGACATCGGGTGAAACAACCATGGTGTTCGATGTCGGCGCATCGGTTGATTGCAAGCCGAAACATCTTTATGAGTTTGCAGTAATGGGAAGTGTTTATATGGAAATTATATATAACATTCAAAATCCCAAAGTCGCACTGCTGAGTGTCGGTGAAGAAAAAAGCAAAGGCAAGGAAGTAACATTTGAAGCTTATGAGTTTCTTGAAAAATCAAAGCTGAATTTTGTCGGCAATGTTGAAGGAAGTGATATTTTAAAAGGCAAAGTTAATTTAATTATCTGCGACGGTTTTGAAGGCAATGTGATTTTAAAATTCGCAGAAGGTGTTTTAACATTTTTAAAAAGTTCTTTTAAAGATTTTGCGGAAAAAAGTTTTATCAATAAGCTCAAAATGGGAGCTATGCAGGGAACTCTCAGAACAATTTTATCTGAGTTTGATTATCAGAAATACGGAGGTGTTCCGCTGCTTGGTGTCAACGGAGTATCGATTATCGGGCATGGCAAATCCACACCTCTTGCCATTAAAAATATGATTTTTAAGGCAGAGGAAATGATTAGAAAAGATGTAAACAAGAAAATTGAGCAGGAATTAGCAGATTTTAGCTAA
- the rpmF gene encoding 50S ribosomal protein L32, with protein sequence MPNPKRRHSKTRGRKRRTHYKAATPGMMACPNCGELKLTHRVCSSCGFYDGKSVTIPKK encoded by the coding sequence ATGCCAAATCCAAAACGCAGACACTCTAAAACGCGCGGAAGAAAAAGAAGAACTCATTACAAAGCCGCTACACCGGGCATGATGGCTTGTCCTAATTGCGGTGAGCTTAAGCTTACTCACAGAGTATGTTCTTCATGCGGTTTTTATGACGGTAAGAGTGTAACTATCCCCAAAAAATAA
- a CDS encoding DUF177 domain-containing protein, translating to MEIKISNLGEGERIYEFDTNVEELEIPDLNFDGNIKVKVVLNKVGTQLNLDVNLKGTFVFECERCLEEMRQPFDVSFELIYRYDYSGELINSDEINEDNIKYIDPHTHKIDITNDVRDYLILNVPMKRTHDENDENCKQIGKPDSTDPNENKEINPVWEKLTKNKNN from the coding sequence ATGGAAATCAAAATATCAAATCTTGGTGAAGGTGAACGCATTTATGAATTCGATACTAATGTAGAAGAGCTTGAAATTCCTGATTTAAACTTTGACGGTAATATAAAAGTCAAAGTTGTTTTGAACAAAGTCGGAACACAGCTTAACCTCGATGTAAATCTCAAAGGAACATTTGTATTTGAATGTGAAAGATGCCTTGAAGAAATGAGACAGCCGTTCGATGTAAGCTTCGAGCTGATTTACAGATATGATTACTCGGGGGAATTAATAAACTCCGATGAAATCAATGAGGATAACATAAAATACATAGACCCTCATACACACAAGATTGACATAACAAATGATGTGCGGGATTATTTGATATTAAACGTGCCTATGAAACGGACACACGATGAAAATGATGAAAATTGCAAGCAGATAGGAAAGCCGGATTCCACAGATCCAAATGAAAACAAAGAAATAAATCCTGTCTGGGAAAAATTAACAAAGAATAAAAATAATTAA
- the gcvH gene encoding glycine cleavage system protein GcvH encodes MNIPADLKYTKEHEWIRVDSEGIVEIGVTDYAQGELGDVIYVEINYSLGGQVAKGEVIGTIEAVKTVAEIFSPVSGSIYDINIGLNDNPSDANVDPYGKGWLIKIKPDNTAELDELLDEAAYKQLIGE; translated from the coding sequence ATGAATATACCAGCCGATTTAAAATATACCAAAGAGCACGAATGGATCAGAGTTGACAGCGAAGGAATTGTAGAAATTGGAGTTACCGATTATGCGCAGGGAGAGCTTGGAGACGTAATATATGTTGAAATCAATTACTCTTTAGGCGGTCAGGTTGCAAAAGGCGAGGTTATAGGAACAATCGAGGCGGTGAAAACAGTTGCTGAAATTTTCAGTCCCGTATCAGGATCGATTTATGATATAAACATCGGATTGAATGACAATCCGTCTGATGCAAATGTTGACCCTTATGGCAAGGGATGGCTCATAAAAATTAAGCCTGATAATACTGCTGAACTTGATGAGCTTCTTGATGAAGCTGCTTATAAGCAATTAATCGGAGAGTAA